One Clostridia bacterium genomic window carries:
- a CDS encoding UDP-N-acetylglucosamine pyrophosphorylase codes for MVLNKLTETKDLFECVTPYLTELFGMHKYPWEMLPEIKAYINKLLQNGLEGFEEISEGVFVGENVKIYPTAVIEAPAIIGAGTEIRPGAFIRGNVITGRNCVIGNSTEMKNCILLDGVQVPHYNYVGDSILGNRAHMGAGSICSNLKSDGKPVVIHADQDYETGIRKIGGILADGADVGCGCVVNPGTIIGKNTRVYPLTALRGVIPADCIVKTANNIVKKV; via the coding sequence ATGGTGTTGAATAAGCTTACAGAAACCAAAGATTTATTTGAATGTGTAACGCCGTATCTTACGGAATTATTCGGTATGCATAAATACCCTTGGGAGATGTTGCCCGAAATAAAGGCATATATAAACAAATTGCTTCAAAACGGGCTGGAAGGCTTTGAAGAAATTTCAGAAGGGGTATTTGTAGGTGAAAATGTTAAAATCTACCCTACAGCTGTAATCGAAGCACCTGCAATTATCGGTGCAGGTACAGAAATCCGTCCCGGTGCGTTTATACGAGGAAATGTGATTACGGGCAGAAACTGTGTGATCGGCAACTCTACCGAGATGAAAAATTGCATTTTGCTGGATGGTGTTCAGGTACCGCATTATAATTATGTTGGAGATTCCATTTTGGGAAACCGCGCGCATATGGGAGCCGGCTCTATTTGTTCAAATTTAAAATCGGACGGAAAACCTGTGGTTATCCATGCGGATCAGGATTATGAGACGGGTATCCGTAAAATTGGCGGTATTTTAGCAGATGGCGCAGATGTGGGCTGCGGATGTGTTGTAAATCCGGGAACGATTATCGGAAAAAACACAAGAGTATATCCGTTGACCGCTTTAAGAGGAGTGATTCCTGCTGATTGTATTGTTAAAACAGCGAATAATATAGTGAAAAAAGTATGA